Proteins co-encoded in one Streptomyces sp. JH34 genomic window:
- a CDS encoding indole-3-glycerol phosphate synthase, whose translation MIEKPLTPEDVEFVTTLHGEEQISFVVLMQPRSDQADVLLRAIDDVAIGELREAVREGDRPEGKEAREPAEMALEYSLRELREAGSEAVGQVVEDHPLDKLKTVVEDSGADEVIVLTAPHYVEEFFHRDWASRARHKVGVPVLKLFAHSE comes from the coding sequence ATGATCGAGAAGCCCCTGACACCCGAGGACGTGGAATTCGTCACCACCCTCCACGGCGAGGAGCAGATCTCGTTCGTCGTGCTGATGCAGCCCCGCAGCGACCAGGCCGACGTACTGCTGCGGGCGATCGACGACGTGGCGATCGGCGAGCTCCGGGAAGCCGTCCGCGAGGGGGACCGGCCGGAGGGGAAGGAAGCCAGGGAGCCGGCCGAGATGGCGCTGGAGTACTCCCTGCGGGAACTGCGCGAGGCGGGTTCGGAGGCTGTCGGACAGGTCGTCGAGGACCATCCCCTGGACAAGCTGAAGACCGTGGTCGAGGACTCGGGGGCCGACGAGGTTATCGTGCTGACGGCGCCGCACTACGTCGAGGAGTTCTTCCATCGTGACTGGGCGTCCCGGGCCCGTCACAAGGTCGGCGTACCGGTGCTCAAGCTCTTCGCGCACAGCGAATAG
- the murC gene encoding UDP-N-acetylmuramate--L-alanine ligase → MAPGIPAALERPHFIGIGGAGMSGIAKILAQRGAKVAGSDAKESATAEALRALGATVHIGHASGHLADDATSVVVSSAIRADNPELVRAAELDIPVVHRSDALASLMDGLRSIAVAGTHGKTTTTSMLAVALSELALDPSYAIGGDLEGPGTNATHGAGDIFVAEADESDRSFQKYAPEVAIVLNVELDHHANYASMEEIYESFETFVGKVVPGGTLVVAADQPGAVELTRRVRERSSLTVVTYGESEGADVRVHKVTPRGLTSEVTVVLNGKFLTFTVSVPGRHYAHNAVAALAAGVALGIPAHNLASAIGKYTGVKRRLQLKGEAAGVQVIDSYAHHPTEMTADLEAMRGAASDARLLVVFQPHLFSRTQELGTEMGQALALADASLVLDIYPAREDPVPGVTSALIIDAAEAAGADVTAVHDKAAVPEAVAGMAKPGDLVLTMGAGDVTDLGPQILDQLSS, encoded by the coding sequence ATGGCACCCGGTATTCCTGCCGCTCTGGAACGGCCGCACTTCATCGGCATCGGCGGCGCCGGAATGTCGGGCATCGCGAAGATCCTCGCCCAGCGCGGCGCGAAGGTGGCGGGCAGCGACGCCAAGGAGTCCGCCACCGCCGAGGCGCTGCGCGCGCTGGGGGCGACCGTCCACATCGGGCACGCCTCCGGGCACCTGGCCGACGACGCGACCTCGGTGGTCGTCTCCAGCGCCATCCGCGCCGACAACCCCGAGCTGGTCCGCGCCGCCGAGCTGGACATCCCCGTCGTGCACCGCTCCGACGCGCTCGCCTCGCTGATGGACGGCCTGCGCTCCATCGCGGTCGCCGGGACGCACGGCAAGACCACCACCACGTCGATGCTCGCCGTCGCGCTGTCCGAGCTGGCCCTCGACCCGTCGTACGCCATCGGCGGCGACCTGGAGGGCCCGGGGACCAACGCCACGCACGGCGCCGGTGACATCTTCGTCGCCGAGGCCGACGAGAGCGACCGCAGCTTCCAGAAGTACGCGCCCGAGGTCGCGATCGTCCTCAACGTCGAGCTGGACCACCACGCGAACTACGCGTCGATGGAGGAGATCTACGAGTCCTTCGAGACGTTCGTCGGCAAGGTCGTCCCGGGTGGCACCCTCGTCGTCGCCGCCGACCAGCCCGGCGCCGTCGAGCTGACCCGGCGGGTCCGCGAACGTTCCTCCCTCACCGTCGTCACCTACGGCGAGTCCGAGGGCGCGGACGTCCGCGTGCACAAGGTCACCCCGCGCGGACTGACCAGCGAGGTGACGGTCGTCCTCAACGGGAAGTTCCTCACCTTCACGGTCTCCGTGCCCGGCCGCCACTACGCCCACAACGCGGTCGCCGCGCTCGCCGCCGGTGTCGCCCTCGGCATCCCCGCGCACAACCTGGCCTCCGCCATCGGCAAGTACACCGGGGTCAAGCGCCGCCTCCAGCTCAAGGGCGAAGCGGCCGGCGTCCAGGTCATCGACTCGTACGCGCACCACCCCACGGAGATGACCGCGGATCTGGAGGCCATGCGGGGCGCGGCGAGCGACGCCCGCCTGCTGGTCGTCTTCCAGCCCCACCTCTTCTCCCGTACCCAGGAGCTCGGCACGGAGATGGGCCAGGCCCTCGCCCTCGCCGACGCCTCGCTGGTCCTGGACATCTACCCGGCCAGGGAGGACCCGGTCCCCGGCGTCACGAGCGCACTGATCATCGACGCCGCCGAGGCCGCGGGCGCCGACGTCACGGCCGTCCACGACAAGGCCGCCGTCCCCGAGGCCGTCGCGGGAATGGCGAAGCCCGGTGATCTGGTTCTCACCATGGGAGCGGGCGACGTCACCGACCTCGGCCCGCAGATCCTGGACCAACTGTCGAGCTGA
- a CDS encoding pyrimidine reductase family protein: MRRLLPVTDPTTPAAAAADREWTLDELADAYAYPGGRRPWLRANMVSTLDGAAQHDGRSQGISCASDMRVFGTLRGLADAVVVGAETVRLEGYRPAKARDAFAARREAAGQGPAPAVAVVSASLDLDFSLPLFAAPLVPTLVVTGSAAPSDRVRAAREAGTEVVFAGDGSAVDPARAVAELGLRGLGRLLTEGGPRLLGQFVAAGVLDELCLTLSPLLVAGGAQRIAGGPAVPVPERFSLVSLLEEEGFLFTRYGKIRH, translated from the coding sequence ATGCGACGCCTGCTCCCCGTGACGGACCCGACCACCCCAGCCGCTGCCGCCGCCGACCGCGAGTGGACGCTCGACGAGCTGGCCGACGCCTACGCCTATCCCGGCGGGAGGCGTCCCTGGCTGCGGGCGAACATGGTCTCCACCCTCGACGGTGCCGCCCAGCACGACGGCCGATCCCAGGGCATCTCCTGCGCGTCCGACATGCGCGTCTTCGGCACGCTGCGCGGGCTGGCCGACGCGGTCGTCGTCGGCGCCGAGACGGTCCGCCTGGAGGGCTACCGGCCCGCGAAGGCCCGCGACGCCTTCGCCGCCCGGCGTGAGGCGGCGGGACAGGGACCCGCCCCGGCCGTCGCGGTCGTCAGCGCGAGCCTGGACCTGGACTTCTCGCTCCCGCTCTTCGCCGCGCCGTTGGTGCCGACCCTCGTGGTCACCGGATCGGCGGCACCCTCCGACCGGGTCCGGGCGGCCCGGGAGGCGGGGACCGAGGTGGTGTTCGCCGGGGACGGGTCCGCCGTCGACCCGGCCCGTGCCGTCGCGGAACTCGGCCTGCGGGGCCTCGGCCGGCTGCTCACCGAGGGCGGTCCGCGCCTGCTCGGCCAGTTCGTGGCGGCGGGGGTGCTGGACGAGCTCTGCCTGACCCTTTCGCCGTTGCTCGTCGCGGGAGGCGCGCAGCGCATCGCGGGCGGGCCCGCCGTCCCCGTGCCGGAACGTTTCTCTCTCGTCTCCCTCCTGGAGGAGGAGGGGTTCCTCTTCACCCGGTACGGGAAGATCCGACATTGA